A window of the Trichoderma asperellum chromosome 4, complete sequence genome harbors these coding sequences:
- a CDS encoding uncharacterized protein (BUSCO:EOG092D1B2T): MSTEDPQSTFTQEDHQVAFIFNPEENEAPRRERPSKRRKTAKRAAAIENEAQQDEDSSSSWFTPLLSGAESMACVQRRQRLLDENWAVVDARIKNILRDSNSATLEDVSRFVTEAESECGDKIPSAFIITGPNIASQDLLFEQLSDSLQKTSQSKFIRLRSSEATNLKNALKKIIQDATSQTLVVDGEEDLQVGQGSNRRYLPYDLEALHEFLGHQPHENVFVAFQDSEGFDSGLLSDIITLLSSWRPQIPFTLLFGIATSIDLLENRLLKSACRLIYGAQFDCVQTDTILENVFKGAVISSDVPLRLGPQILRSMLDRQRDHMAGIQAFISSLKYIYMCHFYANALSVLLAPEVEGGGEILQAEHIEALRHLPSFRNEVEKAVGLATTDSLQHARSLLEDDEYLLSQAQASNDCRQSWMDGHLRSLLVREAAGAIQPPLSRAYVDSLSTTHPESGNGSLTEYIRRMSIGALIGTLRRVISIFKEGEPSLHLQPASQEEDVALLGFLEETLSRLEQLESDAESAGITLLTKYSSQSKVMRTTVIAQRVQLSRDSAALRDEDRQLTNIVDAVSERLTLHIRASRPEKVLFSETWLYDNRSPLRDIMVPRPRVTFKRSLARPYDYLACSCCRGGDAEDGTMQATLPATSILYHLYLEAGSLINVADMWSAFYALVSGHKEEEEESEEHDKQQQQHDERTALVMFYRGLAELRAMGFVKSSKKKTDHIAKVRWL; this comes from the exons ATGTCCACTGAAGATCCTCAAAGCACTTTCACCCAGGAAGATCACCAG GTGGCCTTCATCTTTAATCCGGAAGAGAATGAAGCTCCACGCCGAGAGAGGCCCTCAAAAAGGCGGAAAACTGCCAAGAGGGCTGCAGCAATCGAAAATGAAGCACAGCAGGATGAGGACAGTTCATCATCGTGGTTCACTCCCTTGCTTAGTGGTGCGGAGAGCATGGCTTGCGTGCAGCGACGGCAGCGGCTTCTTGACGAGAATTGGGCGGTGGTTGATGCTCGTATCAAG AATATTTTGAGAGACTCCAACTCTGCGACTCTGGAGGACGTGTCGCGATTTGTGACTGAAGCAGAATCAGAGTG TGGCGATAAGATACCCTCTGCTTTTATCATTACAGGCCCCAACATCGCCTCTCAAGATTTACTCTTCGAACAGCTGTCGGACTCACTTCAGAAGACATCACAGAGCAAATTCATTAGGCTACGGTCTTCGGAAGCGACCAACTTGAAGAATGCTCTGAAGAAGATTATTCAAGATGCAACGTCGCAGACGCTGGTCGTTGACGGCGAGGAAGACTTGCAAGTTGGGCAAGGCTCAAATCGGCGCTATCTGCCGTATGACCTTGAGGCATTGCATGAATTCTTGGGCCATCAGCCTCACGAGAATGTCTTTGTCGCATTTCAGGATTCTGAAGGGTTTGACAGCGGCTTACTATCCGATATCATTACTTTGCTTAG CTCATGGCGACCGCAGATcccttttactttactatttgGAATTGCTACGTCAATTGATCTACTGGAAAACCGCCTGTTGAAGTCGGCGTGCCGCCTGATATACGGTGCGCAGTTTGATTGCGTACAGACAGACACCATCTTGGAGAATGTCTTCAAAGGAGCGGTGATATCCAGCGATGTCCCCCTTAGGCTAGGACCGCAGATCTTGAGGAGCATGCTTGATCGCCAACGGGACCATATGGCTGGTATTCAGGCATTCATAAGCTCTTTGAAG TACATTTATATGTGCCATTTTTACGCCAACGCCCTCAGCGTCTTACTGGCCCCAGAGGTTGAAGGAGGGGGAGAAATCCTACAGGCCGAGCACATCGAGGCACTGAGGCATCTCCCCTCGTTTCGCAACGAGGTGGAGAAGGCCGTTGGGCTCGCAACCACCGACAGCCTTCAACATGCTCGCTCACTTTTAGAGGACGACGAATATCTCCTCTCACAGGCCCAAGCTAGTAACGACTGCCGACAAAGCTGGATGGATGGCCACCTGCGCTCACTCCTCGTTAGGGAAGCTGCAGGAGCAATCCAGCCCCCACTCTCGCGGGCGTATGTCGACTCCCTCTCTACGACGCATCCTGAATCAGGAAATGGTAGCCTAACAGAATATATCCGGCGTATGAGCATAGGCGCGCTTATTGGCACGCTGCGTCGGGTTATCTCTATATTTAAGGAAGGAGAGCCGAGCTTGCATCTCCAACCAGCGTCACAGGAGGAAGACGTCGCGCTACTAGGCTTCCTAGAAGAGACGCTATCACGCCTAGAACAGCTCGAATCAGACGCGGAAAGCGCAGGCATCACACTGCTCACCAAATATAGTAGCCAGAGCAAGGTGATGCGGACGACGGTTATTGCCCAGCGGGTCCAACTGAGTCGCGACTCTGCAGCCCTCCGCGATGAGGATAGGCAGTTGACAAACATCGTAGACGCAGTATCAGAACGGCTGACTCTACACATTAGGGCAAGCCGCCCCGAGAAGGTGCTGTTTTCAGAGACGTGGCTGTATGACAACAGGTCGCCTCTCCGGGATATTATGGTGCCACGGCCTCGGGTGACATTCAAGCGCAGCTTGGCGCGGCCGTACGACTATCTGGCTTGTAGCTGCTGCCGAGGCGGCGATGCAGAGGACGGTACCATGCAGGCGACACTTCCCGCCACGTCTATTCTATACCATTTGTATCTTGAGGCAGGCAGTTTGATCAATGTGGCAGATATGTGGTCAGCATTTTATGCCCTGGTGAGCGGGcataaagaggaagaggaggagagtgaGGAGCacgacaagcagcagcagcagcacgatGAGCGGACAGCTCTGGTCATGTTCTACCGAGGCCTGGCTGAGTTGAGAGCCATGGGATTCGTcaagagcagcaagaagaagacagacCACATTGCCAAGGTGAGATGGCTATGA